In Saccharomyces kudriavzevii IFO 1802 strain IFO1802 genome assembly, chromosome: 9, the following proteins share a genomic window:
- the DJP1 gene encoding Djp1p (similar to Saccharomyces cerevisiae DJP1 (YIR004W); ancestral locus Anc_7.157), translated as MVVDTEYYDLLGVSTTASAIEIKKAYRKKSIQEHPDKNPNDLKATERFQAISEAYQVLGDDELRAKYDKFGRKEAIPQGGFEDAAEQFSVIFGGDAFASYIGELMLLKNLQKTEELNAEDEAEKEKENVETKKESTTSKTDAATNESEDKENATKISSNLTIHDGNKNNEQIGRETKKKKTKLEQFEEEQVVERQKRVNQLSKTLIERLSILTESVYDDACKDSFKRKFEEEANLLKMESFGLDILHTIGDVYHEKAEIFLASQNLFGMGGIFHSMKAKGGVFMDTLRTVSAAIDAQSTMKELEKMKEASTNNDPLFDKDGNEQIKPTTEELAQQEQLLMGKVLSAAWHGSKYEITSTLRGVCNKVLEDDSVGKKTLVRRAEAMKLLGEVFKKTFRTKVEQEEAQIFEELVAEATKKKKHT; from the coding sequence ATGGTTGTTGATACTGAATATTATGATTTGTTAGGTGTATCTACCACTGCATCCGCcattgaaataaaaaaagctTACAGGAAGAAATCGATTCAAGAGCATCCAGATAAGAACCCCAATGATTTGAAGGCCACCGAAAGGTTTCAAGCCATATCCGAAGCTTATCAAGTTTTGGGTGACGACGAACTTCGTGCAAAATATGACAAATTTGGGAGGAAAGAAGCCATACCCCAGGGCGGGTTTGAAGATGCAGCCGAACAGTTTTCCGTCATCTTTGGTGGAGATGCCTTTGCTTCATATATCGGCGAACTGATGctattgaagaatttaCAGAAGACTGAGGAATTAAATGCTGAAGACGAAGctgaaaaagagaaggaaaatgtggaaacaaagaaagagtcCACAACAAGCAAGACAGATGCGGCCACTAATGAAAGTGAGGACAAGGAGAACGCAACGAAAATCTCTAGCAACTTGACTATACACGACggcaataaaaataatgaacaGATAGGGAGagagacaaagaaaaagaagacaaaattGGAGCAATTTGAGGAAGAGCAAGTAGTGGAAAGGCAAAAAAGGGTGAACCAATTAAGCAAAACGTTGATTGAAAGGTTATCGATATTAACAGAAAGTGTCTATGACGATGCCTGTAAagattctttcaaaaggaaatttgAGGAAGAGGCaaaccttttgaaaatggaatcaTTTGGCTTAGACATTTTGCATACAATAGGTGACGTTTACCACGAAAAAGCTGAGATCTTTCTTGCATCTCAAAACCTGTTTGGAATGGGTGGCATATTCCACTCCATGAAGGCAAAAGGTGGCGTCTTTATGGACACGTTGAGAACTGTATCAGCAGCCATAGATGCTCAGAGTACTATGAAGGAGcttgaaaagatgaaagaaGCTAGTACAAATAATGATCCATTATTTGACAAGGACGGAAATGAGCAAATCAAGCCAACTACCGAGGAACTAGCACAACAAGAGCAACTGTTGATGGGAAAAGTATTATCAGCCGCTTGGCATGGTTCTAAATATGAAATAACATCCACTTTACGTGGCGTCTGTAATAAGGTATTAGAAGATGACTCTGTGGGTAAGAAAACACTTGTTAGAAGAGCTGAAGCAATGAAGCTACTGGGCGAagttttcaagaaaactttcAGGACGAAAgttgaacaagaagaagcacaaatctttgaagaacttgTTGCAGAGGCtacgaaaaagaaaaaacatacGTGA